The following coding sequences are from one Gammaproteobacteria bacterium window:
- a CDS encoding DUF4231 domain-containing protein, which translates to MPLAKAGAICKGSSGLAMVVLQSPALRTASAGRALLAAFAAAQRRIRSAVGRQKSRLVSQNRYALCKLYYLQRGSTMTQAGQTNEDEQKVEYLNTLKSHLDKELEQIGAHAQWYHGQAAKSKTRYYLIRFPIILLSFALPFLLMLEVGKQGLSPFTVAASLVSLLVAALSTIDTFFGYGKTWLEERAAELALYRLKREYRTQRIGIDAPHSVDEAIETAESLIDSLRNEYEQIVAGTIEAFIVRAERAESEKPDLRLVG; encoded by the coding sequence ATGCCGCTCGCGAAAGCGGGCGCGATTTGCAAAGGAAGTAGCGGGTTGGCCATGGTGGTCTTGCAGTCGCCGGCGCTGCGGACTGCGTCCGCTGGCCGGGCCTTGCTCGCTGCGTTTGCGGCGGCCCAACGGCGCATCCGCAGCGCCGTTGGGCGGCAGAAATCGAGGTTAGTGTCTCAAAACAGGTACGCATTGTGTAAGCTATACTATTTGCAGCGAGGTAGCACCATGACCCAAGCAGGCCAAACAAACGAGGATGAACAGAAGGTCGAATACCTGAATACTCTGAAGTCACACTTGGATAAAGAGCTTGAGCAGATAGGCGCACATGCACAATGGTACCACGGACAAGCTGCGAAAAGCAAGACTCGATACTATCTCATTAGGTTTCCAATCATCCTTCTGAGTTTCGCTCTGCCATTTCTGCTCATGCTCGAAGTTGGCAAACAAGGTCTGTCACCTTTCACAGTTGCAGCATCTCTTGTTTCGCTCCTTGTTGCAGCACTATCCACCATTGACACATTTTTCGGGTATGGGAAGACCTGGCTGGAAGAGAGGGCTGCCGAACTCGCTCTGTATCGGTTGAAGAGAGAGTATAGGACACAGAGAATAGGGATTGACGCGCCACATTCAGTGGATGAAGCAATTGAAACGGCGGAATCCCTCATTGACTCTCTGCGTAATGAATATGAACAAATAGTCGCAGGAACGATAGAGGCATTCATTGTACGAGCGGAAAGGGCTGAATCTGAGAAGCCCGACCTGCGCCTTGTTGGGTGA